Proteins from a single region of Choloepus didactylus isolate mChoDid1 chromosome 10, mChoDid1.pri, whole genome shotgun sequence:
- the LOC119505244 gene encoding vomeronasal type-1 receptor 4-like, translated as MIFGIFFLCQTGIGILENSLVLLLSSYISFTQPSQRKITDKILTQLTFANLAAIITRGIPETMFSFGIKHFLSDVGCKAVMYIYSVNRGVSICSTSLLSIIQAIIISPNNCRWSWLKLKATNFIYPSFFFFWALNMIINFHVITESSATKNYTLDTNGYSMNYCMTPGISFIFIMCILLRDIVFLFIMMFASVYIVNLLCKHQKKLQEMKKSNHMQKLSPETRATQTVLCLVTCFVFFYSFNSFLIVHIAFSNQKDINFQGISVLFSFCYPVLCPFLLINTDSRFSKALHVLRKQSSTPLQSS; from the coding sequence ATGATCTTCGGAATTTTCTTCCTCTGTCAAACTGGCATTGGGATTCTGGAGAACTCCCTGGTGCTCTTGCTGAGCTCCTACATCTCCTTCACCCAACCTTCTCAGAGGAAGATCACAGATAAGATTCTCACACAATTGACGTTTGCTAACCTGGCTGCAATAATTACTCGAGGAATCCCTGAAACTATGTTCTCATTTGGAATTAAACATTTTCTGAGTGATGTTGGGTGTAAGGCTGTGATGTACATTTACAGTGTCAACCGGGGTGTCTCCATTTGTTCAACCTCTCTCTTGAGCATAATCCAAGCCATCATCATCAGTCCCAACAACTGCAGATGGTCATGGCTCAAACTCAAAGCCACCAATTTCATttatccttcctttttcttcttctgggccCTCAACATGATAATCAATTTTCATGTCATTACTGAGAGTtcagcaacaaaaaattacactttGGATACAAACGGATATTCTATGAACTATTGTATGACACCAGgcataagttttatttttataatgtgcATACTTCTTCGGGATATTGTCTTTTTGTTCATCATGATGTTCGCCAGTGTGTACATTGTTAATCTCTTGTGCAAGCACCAGAAGAAATTAcaggaaatgaaaaagagcaaccaTATGCAGAAACTGTCTCCAGAAACAAGAGCCACACAAACTGTCCTTTGCCTGGtgacatgttttgttttcttttattcatttaattctttcctcattgtCCACATAGCTTTTTCAAATCAGAAAGATATTAATTTCCAGGGCATCAGTGTCCTTTTCTCATTCTGTTACCCAGTTCTGTGCCCTTTCTTGTTGATCAACACGGATAGCAGGTTTTCCAAAGCACTGCATGTTCTCAGAAAGCAAAGCAGTACTCCGCTCCAAAGCAGTTAA